From the genome of Plectropomus leopardus isolate mb chromosome 13, YSFRI_Pleo_2.0, whole genome shotgun sequence, one region includes:
- the exosc8 gene encoding exosome complex component RRP43, protein MAAGFKIAEPLEYHRSFLKENCRPDGRELSEFRTTTLNIGSISTADGSALVKVGNTTVICGIKAELANPLVETPGKGYIVPNVDLPPLCSSRFRPGPPGEQAQAASQFIADVIESSEVMQTEDLCIERGKLCWVLYCDMMCLDCDGNVLDACVIALLAALKNTQLPEVTISTETGAPEVNLEKRRGLHIHKHPVGASFCVFDDSILIVDPTAEEETLSTAHLTVVTDEEDRLCVVHKPGGTSLSAEKLQECISRATARQREIQKLIDKVIHSVKMAQ, encoded by the exons ATGGCGGCTGGTTTCAA GATTGCAGAGCCTCTGGAGTACCACAGGAGCTTTCTG AAAGAAAACTGTCGACCTGATGGACGGGAGCTGTCCGAATTCAGAACCACAACACTAAACATAG GGTCCATATCCACTGCAGATGGCTCAGCCCTGGTTAAAGTTGGAAACACCACAGTCATCTGTGGGATCAAAGCG GAGCTGGCAAACCCTCTAGTGGAGACACCTGGTAAAGGATACATAG TGCCCAATGTGGACCTACCGCCGCTGTGTTCCTCTCGGTTTCGACCGGGTCCACCAGGAGAGCAGGCTCAGGCTGCCAGCCAGTTCATCGCTGATGTTATTGAAAG CTCTGAGGTGATGCAAACTGAGGACCTGTGCATTGAGAGGGGGAAG CTCTGCTGGGTGCTCTACTGTGACATGATGTGTCTCGACTGTGATGGCAACGTGTTGGATGCGTGTGTCATCGCTCTGCTGGCTGCACTGAAGAACA CACAACTCCCAGAAGTCACCATCAGCACAGAGACTGGTGCGCCAGaagtaaatttagaaaagaGACGTGGGCTGCATATTCACAAGCATCCTGTTGGGgcctctttttgtgtctttgatga CTCTATACTGATTGTAGACCCCACAGCTGAGGAGGAGACGCTGTCCACCGCTCACCTCACTGTGGTGACAGATGAGGAGGATCGGCTCTGCGTTGTTCACAAACCAG GTGGAACGTCACTGTCAGCGGAGAAGCTGCAGGAGTGTATCAGCAGAGCAACGGCACGACAAAGAGAGATCCAAAAACTCATCGACAAAGTCATACATAGTGTGAAAATGGCACAATGA
- the alg5 gene encoding dolichyl-phosphate beta-glucosyltransferase: protein MDFLCEIFQALVALAALCLIVVFIIAHITAGMVNLTRHEKEKYYLTPTGEKELFPSLHDPYSRELSVVIPAYNEELRMPVMLDEAMEYLENRQKQHSSFTYEVIVVDDGSKDKTTEVALRYSRKYGADKVRVLTLVENRGKGGAVRMGTMSSRGKVILMADADGATKFSDIEKVEAGLNDLNPKLENMAISCGSRAHLEQESVAQRSVFRTFLMYGFHFLVWFFCVRGIRDTQCGFKLFTREAALKTFSSLHVERWAFDVELLYIAQCFKIPIAEVAVNWTEIEGSKLVPFWSWLQMGRDLIFIRLRYLTGAWKLQSPEKTD, encoded by the exons ATGGATTTTCtctgtgaaatatttcaagCCTTAGTCGCATTGGCAGCTCTTTGCTTAATTGTG GTGTTCATAATAGCACACATCACTGCTGGAATGGTGAACCTCACACGCCATGAGAAGGAGAAATACTACCTCACCCCAACAGGAGAAAAGGAGCTTTTCCCCAGCCTGCATGATCCCTATTCCAGGGAGCTCTCTGTGGTGATCCCGGCCTACAACGAGGAACTCAGAA TGCCTGTGATGTTGGATGAAGCTATGGAGTACTTGGAAAACAGACAG AAACAGCATTCTTCTTTCACCTATGAGGTCATCGTGGTTGACGATGGCAGCAAAGACAAAACCACAGAG GTTGCTTTGCGGTACAGTAGGAAGTATGGTGCTGACAAAGTTCGGGTCCTGACGCTGGTGGAGAACAGGGGGAAAGGAGGAGCTGTGCGGATG GGAACTATGAGCTCCAGAGGGAAAGTCATTCTTATGGCAGACGCTGACGGAGCCACAAAGTTTTCTGACATTGAGAAAGTGGAGGCTGGACTTAATGACCTCAACCCTAAACTG GAGAACATGGCCATTTCCTGTGGTTCCAGAGCTCACCTGGAGCAAGAATCAGTAGCTCAG CGATCTGTGTTTCGTACATTCCTCATGTATGGCTTTCACTTCCTGGTGTGGTTCTTTTGTGTGAGAGGGATCAGAGACACACAGTGTGGCTTCAAGCTTTTCACACGTGAGGCAGCGCTCAAGACCTTCTCTTCTCTCCACGTAGAGCGATG GGCTTTTGATGTGGAGCTCCTGTATATTGCCCAGTGTTTTAAAATCCCAATAGCAGAAGTGGCGGTCAACTGGACTGAAATAGAAG GGTCCAAGCTGGTCCCATTTTGGAGCTGGCTGCAGATGGGACGAGACCTGATTTTCATTCGCCTGCGTTACCTCACCGGAGCCTGGAAGCTGCAGTCACCAGAAAAGACTGACTAG